One genomic window of Candidatus Pseudobacter hemicellulosilyticus includes the following:
- a CDS encoding MmcQ/YjbR family DNA-binding protein codes for MDIEQLQEYCLSKPGTEETLPFGPDTLVYKVGGKMYLLTSLDSEQFGFNVKCDPDLAEELREQYPCVQPGYHMNKKHWNTVQVDGSVSNKLLKEWIDHSYDLVVKSLPVKLREALQKK; via the coding sequence ATGGATATAGAACAATTACAGGAATACTGTTTGTCCAAACCCGGTACGGAAGAAACCCTGCCCTTTGGACCGGATACCCTGGTATATAAAGTAGGTGGAAAAATGTACCTGCTCACTTCACTGGATAGTGAACAGTTCGGTTTCAACGTGAAGTGTGATCCTGATCTGGCCGAAGAACTGCGGGAGCAATACCCCTGCGTTCAACCCGGCTATCATATGAACAAGAAACACTGGAATACCGTACAGGTGGATGGCTCCGTCAGTAATAAACTGCTGAAGGAATGGATAGACCATTCCTACGACCTGGTGGTCAAAAGCCTGCCTGTCAAACTGCGCGAAGCCTTACAAAAGAAATAA
- a CDS encoding methionine aminotransferase: MSHLTITSKLPDVGTTIFTVMSALATEHKAVNLGQGFPDFPMNEKLTALVNEAMQQGFNQYSPMPGWMPLRESIAEKIHFLYGASVHPDTEITITPGGTYAIYTALTTVLQPGDEVIIFEPGYDSYIPNVEINGAKAVLVSLDFPDYSINWDKVREKITPRTRMIMLNSPHNPTGAVLREADITELQSIVKDTNILILSDEVYEHLIFDQIPHQSMLRYPDLAARSFVCFSFGKVYHCTGWKLGYCVAPPAFTKEFRKVHQFNCFSCHTPSQVALASFLQDRDAYLGLSADMQRRRDYFGELMAQTRFSPLPSYGSYFQCYQYNRISEENDKDFAIRITKEFGIATIPVSAFYRSGLDNKVIRFCFAKKESTLEQAAERLRKI; encoded by the coding sequence TTGAGCCATCTTACCATAACCTCCAAATTGCCGGATGTAGGGACTACCATCTTTACCGTGATGAGCGCCCTTGCCACCGAACACAAGGCTGTAAACCTGGGACAGGGCTTTCCTGATTTTCCCATGAATGAAAAGCTGACTGCCCTGGTGAATGAAGCCATGCAGCAGGGTTTCAACCAATACTCCCCTATGCCCGGCTGGATGCCTCTGCGGGAGTCCATTGCAGAAAAGATCCATTTCCTCTATGGCGCCAGTGTGCACCCGGATACGGAGATCACCATTACCCCCGGGGGTACCTATGCCATCTATACCGCCCTCACTACGGTTTTACAGCCCGGCGATGAAGTGATCATCTTTGAGCCGGGTTACGATAGCTATATCCCCAATGTGGAGATCAATGGCGCCAAAGCAGTGCTGGTCAGCCTGGATTTTCCTGATTACAGCATTAACTGGGACAAGGTCCGGGAGAAGATCACCCCCCGTACACGGATGATCATGCTGAATTCGCCGCACAACCCTACCGGGGCCGTATTGCGGGAAGCTGATATCACGGAACTGCAATCAATAGTGAAGGATACCAATATCCTGATCCTGTCTGATGAAGTATATGAGCACCTGATCTTTGACCAGATCCCGCACCAGAGCATGCTGCGTTACCCCGACCTGGCCGCCCGCAGCTTTGTCTGTTTTTCCTTTGGCAAAGTATACCATTGCACCGGCTGGAAGCTGGGCTACTGTGTGGCTCCGCCCGCCTTCACAAAAGAGTTCAGGAAAGTACACCAGTTCAATTGCTTTTCTTGTCATACGCCCTCGCAGGTAGCGCTGGCCAGCTTCCTGCAGGACAGGGATGCCTACCTGGGGCTGAGCGCGGACATGCAGCGCAGAAGGGATTATTTCGGGGAACTGATGGCGCAGACAAGGTTCAGTCCCCTGCCCAGTTATGGCAGCTATTTTCAATGTTATCAGTACAACCGGATCTCCGAAGAGAACGATAAGGACTTTGCCATCCGCATCACAAAAGAATTCGGGATTGCTACCATTCCTGTGTCTGCATTTTACCGCTCCGGGCTGGACAATAAAGTGATCCGTTTCTGCTTCGCGAAAAAAGAAAGCACGCTGGAGCAGGCGGCAGAGCGGTTGAGAAAGATATAG
- a CDS encoding HAD family phosphatase, producing the protein MAPQKKIDTIVFDLGGVLIDWNPEYMYKTIFTTDAEMRWFLDNITTGHWNEEQDGGRSLAEGTEWLVQQHPAHESNIRAFYDRWVEMLKGPIDGTVEILRHLKFDTDYKLYALTNWSAETYPIAQEKYEFLHWFEGVVVSGTEKVRKPFQPIYETLLSRFSIDPATAVYTDDNARNLAPAKELGMETIHFQSPEQFRQELARLGIL; encoded by the coding sequence ATGGCTCCACAAAAAAAGATCGATACCATCGTGTTTGACCTCGGTGGCGTACTGATTGACTGGAATCCCGAATACATGTACAAGACCATCTTCACTACAGATGCGGAAATGAGATGGTTCCTGGACAATATCACTACCGGCCACTGGAATGAAGAACAGGATGGCGGTCGCTCCCTGGCGGAGGGAACCGAATGGCTGGTACAGCAGCACCCGGCCCATGAATCCAATATCCGCGCTTTCTATGATCGCTGGGTGGAAATGCTGAAAGGGCCTATCGACGGCACCGTGGAGATCCTCCGCCACCTCAAATTTGATACAGATTATAAACTGTATGCGCTGACCAACTGGAGCGCCGAAACCTACCCCATTGCCCAGGAAAAATATGAGTTCCTGCACTGGTTTGAAGGAGTGGTAGTGTCAGGTACAGAAAAAGTGCGTAAGCCTTTCCAGCCGATCTATGAGACCCTGCTCTCCCGTTTCTCCATTGACCCGGCCACGGCCGTTTACACGGATGATAACGCGCGCAACCTGGCGCCGGCAAAAGAACTGGGCATGGAGACCATTCATTTTCAATCGCCTGAACAGTTCCGCCAGGAGTTGGCCAGACTGGGCATATTATAG
- the feoB gene encoding ferrous iron transport protein B — translation MKTKTIQIALVGNPNSGKSSLFNVLTGLNQKVGNFPGVTVDKKVGVSTIAPDLAASIIDLPGTYSLYPRREDEWVAYRVLMQQDSQVNPEMVVLVADASNLKRNLLFASQIIDLKVPVVIGLSMMDLAKQKGIKIDVPELERELGVPIIPINPRKNKGIPQLKKAIEQTAQQLYKTPVRDFIDNSALASTAVGNVQALLPELSDYKAIHYLINHESFALSQPIQQQIESIEQTSQFNHTKTQAEEILQRYQRIGTILKQSVSEPSPLQKSLFTEKLDDILLHRTWGYLILVGVLFFLFQSVFWLASWPMDWIDWGFSELTGFFSGILPEAWWSDLFVNGLLAGLGGIVIFIPQIMILFGLVTLLEDTGYMARISFLTDKLMRKVGLNGKSVMPMISGFACAVPAIMSARNIENRKERLLTILVTPLMSCSARLPVYTILIALVIPKTFYFGFLSVQGLVMMGLYLLGLVMALVVSYVAKWFINIKEKSFFILELPTYRAPRWKNAVVTMISKAKIFVLEAGKVIMIISLILWVLSTYGPKDRMQSVEDQYANLISQHPDQEAELTTEKNSALLANSYAGILGKSIEPAIEPLGFDWKIGIALITSFAAREVFVGTMATLYSVEGGDDADETTLTQKLNSATRADGTKVYTLATGLSLMVFYVFAMQCMSTLAIVKRETNSWKWPVIQLVYMTLLAYGMSLLVYQLFR, via the coding sequence TTGAAGACGAAGACGATACAAATTGCATTGGTCGGCAACCCCAACAGTGGCAAAAGTTCATTGTTCAACGTCCTGACCGGCCTGAACCAGAAAGTAGGTAATTTCCCCGGTGTAACCGTAGACAAGAAGGTGGGCGTCAGTACCATTGCCCCGGATTTGGCCGCCAGCATCATTGACCTGCCCGGGACCTATAGCCTGTATCCCCGCCGGGAAGACGAATGGGTAGCCTACCGGGTGCTGATGCAGCAGGACAGCCAGGTAAACCCTGAAATGGTGGTACTGGTAGCCGATGCCAGCAACCTGAAAAGGAACCTGCTGTTCGCCTCCCAGATCATTGACCTTAAAGTCCCCGTAGTGATTGGCCTGAGCATGATGGACCTGGCCAAGCAGAAAGGGATCAAGATCGATGTCCCTGAGCTGGAGCGCGAACTGGGTGTGCCCATCATTCCCATCAATCCCCGGAAGAACAAGGGTATTCCCCAGCTCAAAAAAGCCATTGAACAAACCGCGCAGCAGCTGTACAAAACACCTGTCCGCGATTTCATAGATAACAGCGCCCTGGCCAGCACTGCTGTGGGTAATGTCCAGGCGCTCCTGCCGGAACTCAGCGATTACAAGGCTATTCACTACCTCATCAACCATGAGTCCTTTGCGCTGAGCCAGCCTATACAGCAGCAGATTGAATCCATAGAGCAGACCAGCCAGTTCAACCATACCAAGACACAGGCAGAAGAGATCCTGCAGCGTTACCAGCGTATTGGCACCATTCTCAAGCAATCGGTGTCCGAGCCTTCCCCCCTGCAGAAATCCCTGTTCACCGAAAAGCTGGACGATATCCTCCTGCACCGCACCTGGGGTTACCTGATCCTGGTGGGCGTGCTGTTCTTCCTGTTCCAGAGTGTGTTCTGGCTGGCATCCTGGCCTATGGACTGGATCGACTGGGGCTTTTCCGAGCTGACCGGCTTTTTCAGTGGCATCCTTCCCGAAGCCTGGTGGAGCGATCTTTTTGTCAACGGCCTGCTGGCCGGTCTCGGCGGCATCGTGATCTTCATTCCTCAGATCATGATCCTGTTTGGCCTGGTCACCCTGCTGGAAGACACGGGGTATATGGCCAGGATCAGCTTTTTGACCGATAAGCTCATGCGTAAAGTGGGTCTGAACGGTAAAAGCGTAATGCCTATGATCAGTGGTTTTGCCTGCGCGGTACCCGCTATCATGAGCGCCCGGAATATTGAGAACCGCAAGGAAAGGCTGCTCACTATCCTGGTAACCCCCCTGATGAGCTGCAGCGCCCGTCTGCCGGTATACACTATCCTGATTGCCCTGGTCATTCCCAAGACCTTCTACTTTGGTTTCCTGAGCGTGCAGGGCCTGGTAATGATGGGCCTTTACCTGCTGGGCCTGGTAATGGCCCTGGTGGTATCTTATGTAGCCAAATGGTTCATTAATATAAAAGAGAAAAGCTTTTTTATCCTGGAACTGCCTACCTATCGTGCCCCCCGCTGGAAAAATGCGGTGGTCACTATGATCAGTAAGGCGAAGATCTTTGTACTGGAAGCCGGTAAGGTGATCATGATCATCAGCCTCATCCTCTGGGTACTCAGCACCTACGGTCCCAAGGACCGGATGCAGTCCGTGGAAGACCAGTATGCCAACCTGATCAGCCAGCATCCTGACCAGGAAGCTGAACTGACCACGGAAAAGAATTCAGCGCTGCTGGCCAATTCCTACGCCGGTATCCTGGGTAAAAGCATTGAGCCGGCCATTGAGCCCCTTGGATTCGACTGGAAGATCGGCATTGCCCTGATCACCTCTTTTGCCGCCCGCGAAGTATTTGTAGGTACTATGGCTACCCTCTACAGTGTGGAAGGTGGCGATGATGCCGATGAAACCACGCTGACCCAGAAATTAAATTCCGCCACCAGGGCTGATGGCACCAAAGTATATACACTGGCTACCGGTCTTTCCCTGATGGTATTCTATGTATTTGCCATGCAGTGTATGAGTACGCTGGCCATTGTGAAGCGGGAGACCAACAGCTGGAAATGGCCGGTTATACAGCTGGTCTATATGACCCTGCTGGCTTATGGCATGAGTCTGCTGGTGTACCAGCTGTTCCGCTGA
- a CDS encoding 2-hydroxyacid dehydrogenase — MKIAFFSTHSYDRHYFNRHNTGHDLVYFEAALDEQTVELAKGSNAVCVFVNDTLNADVLEKLAMMGVQMIALRCAGYNNVDLEAATRYGLTVARVPAYSPYAVAEHAVALMLTLNRKIHKAYNRVREGNFSLARLVGFDLHGKTVGVIGTGKIGQIFAEIMLGFGCRVLAFDMIANRDLEAKGIEYQPLVQLLPQCDVISLHCPLNDQTHHLINPDTLSLIKQGAMLINTSRGALIDTNAAIEALKTGRLGSMGLDVYEQEEKLFFHNLSEELIPDETILRLMSFPNVLITSHQGFFTEEALTAIATVTLENIDQFAAGRKPANLVVG; from the coding sequence ATGAAAATTGCTTTCTTTTCTACCCATTCCTACGACAGGCATTATTTCAACCGCCATAATACCGGGCACGACCTGGTCTATTTTGAAGCAGCACTGGATGAACAAACTGTGGAACTGGCAAAAGGCAGCAATGCCGTCTGCGTATTCGTCAATGACACCCTGAATGCAGATGTGCTGGAAAAATTGGCCATGATGGGGGTGCAAATGATCGCCCTGCGCTGCGCCGGGTACAATAACGTGGACCTGGAAGCCGCTACCCGCTATGGATTAACAGTAGCCCGGGTACCCGCCTATTCACCCTATGCCGTGGCAGAACACGCCGTGGCCCTGATGCTGACCCTCAACCGGAAGATCCATAAAGCCTATAACCGGGTGCGGGAAGGCAATTTCTCCCTGGCCAGGCTGGTGGGCTTTGACCTGCACGGCAAAACTGTGGGCGTCATCGGTACCGGCAAGATCGGGCAGATCTTTGCTGAGATCATGCTGGGATTCGGCTGCCGGGTGCTGGCTTTTGATATGATCGCTAACCGCGACCTGGAAGCCAAAGGCATAGAATACCAGCCGCTGGTACAGCTGCTGCCCCAATGTGATGTTATTTCTTTGCATTGTCCCCTGAACGACCAGACCCACCATCTCATCAACCCGGATACCCTTTCGCTCATTAAACAAGGCGCTATGCTGATCAATACCAGCCGGGGCGCCCTCATAGATACCAACGCCGCCATTGAGGCCCTGAAGACCGGCCGCCTGGGCTCCATGGGCCTGGACGTGTACGAACAGGAGGAGAAACTTTTCTTCCATAACCTGTCAGAAGAGCTGATCCCCGATGAGACCATCCTGCGGCTCATGAGCTTCCCCAACGTGCTGATCACTTCCCACCAGGGATTTTTCACCGAGGAAGCCCTCACCGCCATTGCCACCGTCACCCTGGAAAATATTGACCAGTTTGCCGCAGGCCGGAAACCAGCTAACCTGGTGGTTGGATAG
- the asnS gene encoding asparagine--tRNA ligase translates to MFNKRVKIKELLATEATGQEVTVMGWVRTFRNNQFIALNDGSTNNNIQVVVELGMLDEATLRRITTSASLKVTGALVPSQGKGQKVELKAQSLEVLGDCDAEQYPLQLKNRPSLEFLREKAHLRFRTNTFGAIFRVRHSLAYAVHKFYHEKGFVYMHTPIITASDAEGAGEMFRVTTLSPDNPPKTADGAVDFSEDFFGRSANLTVSGQLEGELAATAFSEIYTFGPTFRAENSNTARHLAEFWMIEPEMAFHDLEDNMNLAEEFIRYLIQFVMDNNREDLEFLAARLVEEEKSLPQDKRSDMGLIEKLEFVLNNKFERVTYTEAIDILLQSPAYKKKKFQYEVKWGIDMQSEHERYLVEKHFKKPVIVTNYPKDIKAFYMRQNDDGKTVAAMDILAPGIGEIVGGSQREERLDKLLARMEEMHIPSEEMWWYLDTRRFGTVPHAGFGLGFERMVLFVTGMTNIRDVIAFPRTPKSAEF, encoded by the coding sequence ATGTTCAACAAAAGAGTTAAGATCAAAGAGCTGCTGGCTACGGAAGCCACCGGCCAGGAAGTTACAGTAATGGGTTGGGTGCGGACCTTCCGCAACAATCAGTTTATAGCGCTGAATGATGGGTCTACCAATAATAATATACAGGTGGTAGTGGAGCTGGGCATGCTGGATGAAGCTACGCTCAGGCGCATTACCACCAGCGCCTCGCTGAAAGTAACCGGTGCGCTGGTGCCTTCACAGGGCAAAGGCCAGAAGGTAGAACTGAAGGCCCAAAGCCTGGAGGTCCTGGGCGATTGTGATGCGGAGCAATACCCGCTTCAGCTGAAGAACAGGCCCAGCCTGGAGTTCCTGCGCGAGAAAGCGCACCTGCGTTTCCGCACCAATACTTTTGGCGCTATCTTCCGCGTACGCCACTCGCTGGCCTATGCGGTGCATAAGTTTTACCACGAGAAAGGATTTGTATACATGCATACGCCCATCATCACTGCCAGTGATGCGGAGGGCGCCGGTGAAATGTTCCGCGTGACTACCCTTTCGCCTGATAATCCACCCAAGACAGCAGATGGCGCCGTAGATTTCAGCGAAGACTTTTTCGGTCGCAGCGCCAACCTTACGGTGAGCGGGCAGCTGGAAGGCGAACTGGCGGCAACGGCCTTCAGTGAGATCTATACTTTTGGTCCCACCTTCCGTGCAGAGAACTCCAATACCGCCCGTCACCTGGCGGAGTTCTGGATGATTGAGCCGGAGATGGCCTTCCACGACCTGGAAGACAATATGAACCTGGCCGAAGAATTTATTCGTTACCTCATCCAGTTTGTGATGGACAATAACCGGGAAGACCTGGAATTCCTGGCTGCCCGTCTGGTGGAGGAAGAAAAATCCCTGCCCCAGGACAAACGCAGCGATATGGGCCTGATAGAAAAGCTGGAATTTGTACTCAACAATAAATTTGAAAGGGTCACTTATACAGAAGCCATCGATATCCTGCTGCAATCTCCCGCGTACAAGAAAAAGAAATTCCAGTACGAAGTGAAATGGGGTATCGATATGCAGAGCGAGCACGAGCGCTACCTGGTGGAAAAGCATTTCAAAAAACCGGTGATCGTTACCAACTATCCCAAAGACATCAAGGCTTTCTACATGCGTCAGAACGATGATGGCAAAACAGTAGCAGCCATGGATATCCTGGCGCCCGGCATTGGTGAAATTGTGGGTGGCAGCCAGCGGGAAGAAAGGCTGGACAAACTGTTGGCCCGCATGGAAGAAATGCATATTCCTTCGGAAGAAATGTGGTGGTACCTGGATACCCGTCGCTTTGGTACAGTGCCGCATGCCGGCTTTGGCCTGGGCTTTGAGCGGATGGTATTGTTTGTAACGGGTATGACGAATATCCGGGACGTGATTGCCTTCCCACGGACCCCGAAGAGCGCAGAGTTCTAA
- a CDS encoding biopolymer transporter ExbD, translating to MAEMNTPTTNEPKVGVRKSRKLSTKVDLTPMVDLGFLLITFFIFNTRLSEPMAMKLFLPADAKTPDKEMPVGESTALTLLAMGNDKVFYYHGSLTDALKKGEYGVTGYHVATGIGQVIRNKKLVMEQKERGFSKDMVLIIKPGNDASYQNVVDLLDETSINQVKRYSLTDISDFELQSALAHVSN from the coding sequence ATGGCAGAGATGAACACCCCTACCACCAATGAACCAAAAGTTGGTGTACGCAAATCCAGGAAGCTCTCCACTAAAGTAGACCTCACCCCCATGGTAGATCTGGGTTTCCTGCTCATCACGTTTTTTATTTTCAATACCAGACTGTCAGAGCCCATGGCCATGAAGCTCTTCCTGCCTGCTGATGCAAAGACACCGGATAAGGAAATGCCGGTAGGTGAAAGCACCGCACTAACGTTGCTGGCTATGGGCAATGATAAAGTGTTCTACTATCACGGCAGCCTGACTGACGCACTGAAGAAAGGAGAATATGGCGTTACCGGTTATCATGTAGCAACAGGTATCGGCCAGGTGATACGGAATAAAAAACTGGTAATGGAACAAAAGGAACGGGGCTTTTCCAAAGACATGGTGCTGATCATTAAACCGGGTAATGATGCCAGTTACCAGAATGTGGTGGACCTGCTGGATGAAACAAGTATTAACCAGGTAAAACGGTATTCACTGACAGATATATCGGACTTTGAACTGCAATCTGCGCTTGCACATGTTTCCAACTAA
- a CDS encoding 2-oxoglutarate and iron-dependent oxygenase domain-containing protein, with amino-acid sequence MAIPVVNLADFTSGDPQLKQAFVNQLGKAYEEVGFVAVRNHGIPDALIADLYQYVQQFFALPADSKKQYEIPNLSGQRGYTSFGKEHAKGSEAPDLKEFFQFGQMVDDEDPIKKEYPDNVQVTAVPAFNNTFEKAYRAFEKSGKYLLQAIALYLGLDEYYFDQHIHNGNSILRAIHYPPIRQEPASAIRAEQHEDINLITLLVGASADGLQILTKQEEWVPVTSLPEQIVVNVGDMLQRLTNNKLKSTTHRVVNPPRELWNTSRYSIPFFLHPQSNMSLACLASCVDEAHPKAYPDATAGEYLDERLREIGLKK; translated from the coding sequence ATGGCAATTCCAGTGGTCAACCTGGCCGATTTTACTTCCGGCGATCCGCAGTTGAAACAGGCTTTTGTGAACCAGTTGGGCAAAGCCTATGAAGAGGTGGGATTTGTAGCTGTCAGGAACCATGGCATCCCGGATGCGCTGATAGCAGACCTTTACCAGTACGTGCAGCAGTTCTTCGCGCTGCCGGCCGACAGCAAAAAGCAATATGAGATACCCAATCTCTCCGGTCAGCGGGGCTATACTTCCTTCGGAAAAGAACATGCCAAAGGCAGTGAGGCGCCGGACCTGAAAGAATTCTTCCAGTTTGGGCAGATGGTGGACGATGAGGATCCCATAAAAAAAGAATACCCGGACAATGTCCAGGTGACTGCTGTGCCGGCCTTCAACAATACTTTTGAAAAAGCCTATCGCGCCTTTGAGAAGTCCGGCAAATACCTGTTGCAGGCCATTGCGTTGTACCTGGGCCTGGATGAATATTATTTTGATCAGCATATCCATAATGGCAATTCCATCCTGCGGGCCATTCATTATCCACCCATCCGGCAGGAACCTGCATCCGCTATCCGGGCGGAACAGCATGAGGATATCAACCTGATCACCCTGCTGGTGGGTGCTTCGGCCGACGGCCTACAGATCCTCACCAAACAGGAGGAATGGGTACCGGTGACCTCGCTGCCGGAACAGATAGTTGTGAATGTGGGCGATATGCTGCAGCGCTTAACGAATAATAAGCTGAAGTCCACTACCCACCGGGTTGTCAACCCGCCCAGGGAACTGTGGAATACCTCGCGATATTCCATTCCTTTTTTCCTGCATCCCCAGAGCAATATGAGCCTGGCCTGCCTGGCAAGCTGTGTGGATGAAGCCCACCCCAAGGCCTACCCGGATGCCACGGCGGGCGAGTACCTGGACGAGCGGCTGCGGGAGATCGGGCTAAAAAAATAA
- a CDS encoding penicillin-binding protein activator LpoB translates to MKKLLLIVSAFVAVSVLSVSCAHKVTRIDPSEQVDLSGRWNNTDSRLVAEEMTQDILQNKWVNDHQSAHNGERPVVIVGFVTNKSHEHIEAETFVKDVEQSFIKSGKVRLVQGGKKREELRAEKADQQTNASVSSMKKFGLEQGADYILQGSINSIVDSQKRQKVVYYQVNLELTNIQTNEVVWIGDKKIAKYVKN, encoded by the coding sequence ATGAAAAAATTGCTCCTGATTGTTTCAGCTTTTGTAGCTGTAAGTGTCCTTAGTGTATCCTGTGCTCATAAGGTGACCCGTATTGACCCCAGTGAACAGGTGGATCTCAGTGGCCGCTGGAACAATACCGACTCCCGACTGGTAGCCGAAGAAATGACCCAGGACATCCTGCAAAACAAATGGGTGAATGATCACCAGAGCGCACACAATGGAGAACGGCCAGTAGTTATTGTTGGCTTTGTCACCAACAAAAGCCATGAGCATATTGAAGCCGAAACCTTTGTAAAGGATGTAGAGCAGTCATTCATCAAATCCGGTAAAGTGCGGCTGGTACAGGGCGGCAAGAAAAGAGAAGAGCTGCGTGCCGAAAAAGCAGATCAGCAAACCAATGCCTCCGTTTCCAGCATGAAGAAATTTGGCCTGGAACAGGGCGCTGATTATATCCTGCAAGGCTCCATCAATTCCATTGTTGATTCCCAGAAAAGGCAGAAAGTGGTGTACTACCAGGTAAACCTGGAACTCACCAATATCCAGACCAATGAAGTAGTCTGGATCGGTGACAAGAAGATCGCTAAATACGTGAAGAACTAA
- a CDS encoding PadR family transcriptional regulator, with protein sequence MNIENTQSQMRKGILEFCILSIIRRGEAYPSDIVDEMRGANLQILEGTLYPLLTRLKNADMLTYRWVESNSGPPRKYFSLTPKGEVFFRELETTWNELANAVNTLASKRESLVSSANNNNAIEPDPNQSN encoded by the coding sequence ATGAACATTGAGAATACACAGAGCCAGATGCGTAAAGGGATCCTGGAGTTCTGCATTCTATCCATCATTCGCCGGGGGGAAGCATACCCGAGTGATATAGTGGATGAGATGCGGGGCGCCAACCTGCAGATCCTGGAAGGAACCCTGTACCCCTTATTGACCCGGCTGAAAAATGCCGACATGCTCACCTACCGCTGGGTAGAAAGCAACTCGGGGCCTCCCCGAAAATATTTCTCCCTCACGCCCAAAGGCGAAGTGTTTTTCAGGGAGCTGGAGACCACCTGGAATGAGCTGGCCAATGCGGTCAACACCCTGGCCAGCAAGAGGGAGTCCCTGGTTTCTTCTGCCAATAACAACAACGCCATTGAACCCGATCCCAACCAATCCAACTAA